AATTCGCAGAGGAGATAGGCGGAAAAGAGGCGATTGAGGTAATCAAGGCTCTCGAAAAGAAGAAAGAGGCAACCGATGAAGAGATAGCAGAGATGACCGGAATTAGGGTAAATACCGTCAGAAAAATACTATACGCCTTCTACGACACTCAGCTTGCAGAATTTAGAAGGGTAAAGGACAAGGATACGGGATGGTACTACTATTACTGGCGCCTTGAAACAAGAAGACTGCCGGAGATCATAAGAGCGAGAAAAATGCAGGAGCTCAAAAAATTGAAAGAGATGCTCGAGGAGGAAACTAAAGAAGTCTACTACCACTGCGGAACTCCCGGCCATCCAAGACTGACTTTTGATGAGGCAATGGAGTATGAGTTCAGATGCCCTCTGTGCGGTGAAATGCTCATGCAATACGACAACAGTGAAATAGTTAAAGAGCTCCAAGAAAAAATCAAAAGGCTTGAGGAAGAACTGGGAATAAACCATGACCAATCTTGAATTTTAGTGAACTGCGGGGATGATAAGATGGAGATTATTATTCTTGAGAAGATATACGGGGATAGGAGTGGTTTTGAAAAGCTCAACAAGAAGCTCAAATCCCTTATAGGAGATTTAGAAGTTTCGTGGAAAATAGGAATTACCCAAAAACAATGGGCCAAAATAAACTTAGAAGGGGAAGATGAGGAAGTTTCTGCAAATCTCATACGGGAGGAGTTTGGAGAGGTTCCATACAAGTTAAGCAAGGTAAAGGAAGGGGAAACGTACAGGGGAAGGTTTATTGAGCTCGGAAAAGTAGGTTATGGGGTCTACGTTGACATTGGAGTATTCTCGCCGACCCC
The Thermococcus sp. 2319x1 DNA segment above includes these coding regions:
- the tfe gene encoding transcription factor E, producing MARRKNKELLKFAEEIGGKEAIEVIKALEKKKEATDEEIAEMTGIRVNTVRKILYAFYDTQLAEFRRVKDKDTGWYYYYWRLETRRLPEIIRARKMQELKKLKEMLEEETKEVYYHCGTPGHPRLTFDEAMEYEFRCPLCGEMLMQYDNSEIVKELQEKIKRLEEELGINHDQS